One Bacillota bacterium genomic region harbors:
- a CDS encoding spore germination protein: protein MLEEGRIGTGEAVAATLYFLSSKLFISFPQQMATVGLTAAWIVPMISFAGAAVGFLIVTALLRRYPRMGIVEIGEELAGPVLGSLAALGYFAFFFVATVVIMREFSETVGTALLPRTPLAVITLIFALVTIAATYLGVEALTRAALLAAPLIVVTLVFLNVLLVPQANFDAMFPFFGPGLDKLVYHGIIHSAVGGEVLFLAVIAPQLREWSHARAIGLAALAITALFTSVSVLTFVTVFPYPLCVHIPYPGYETSTLIYVGRFFQRVEVAFVFLWVISGCIELALGTYTSAIILARTLKLPLYRPLLPALGVIGYSLAFVPPDVPTATRLDFELVRTFGGIAVFVVPAVLLLAAQVKQVRKAEGGRRKDGA from the coding sequence GTGCTTGAGGAGGGAAGGATAGGTACGGGCGAGGCGGTCGCGGCAACCCTCTATTTCCTCTCTTCAAAGCTGTTCATCTCCTTTCCGCAGCAAATGGCCACGGTCGGCCTGACGGCCGCCTGGATCGTGCCCATGATCAGCTTCGCCGGCGCGGCAGTGGGTTTCCTCATCGTTACCGCGCTCTTGAGACGCTACCCCCGTATGGGCATAGTGGAGATAGGCGAGGAGTTGGCGGGCCCTGTGCTCGGCAGCTTGGCCGCCTTGGGATACTTCGCGTTCTTTTTCGTCGCGACCGTCGTCATCATGCGCGAGTTCTCGGAGACAGTCGGGACCGCCCTCCTCCCTCGCACGCCTTTAGCAGTGATAACGCTCATATTCGCGCTCGTCACCATAGCCGCGACCTACCTGGGCGTGGAGGCGCTCACGAGGGCCGCTCTCCTCGCCGCACCACTGATCGTGGTGACCCTCGTCTTCTTGAACGTCCTGCTGGTGCCCCAGGCCAACTTCGACGCGATGTTCCCTTTCTTCGGCCCCGGCCTCGACAAGCTCGTCTACCACGGGATCATCCACTCGGCGGTCGGGGGCGAGGTCCTGTTCCTGGCGGTCATAGCTCCTCAGCTCCGGGAGTGGTCCCATGCCCGCGCGATAGGCCTCGCTGCGCTGGCGATCACAGCATTGTTCACGAGCGTGTCGGTGCTCACATTTGTCACGGTCTTTCCTTACCCGCTCTGCGTGCACATACCGTACCCCGGCTACGAGACTTCCACCCTCATCTACGTAGGGCGGTTCTTCCAAAGGGTGGAGGTGGCTTTCGTGTTCCTCTGGGTCATAAGCGGATGCATTGAGCTCGCGCTGGGCACGTATACCTCGGCGATCATCCTCGCCCGAACGCTCAAACTGCCCCTGTACCGTCCGCTCCTTCCGGCACTGGGGGTCATCGGCTATTCACTCGCCTTCGTGCCGCCCGACGTGCCCACCGCGACCAGGCTTGACTTCGAGCTGGTCAGAACGTTCGGCGGGATCGCGGTGTTCGTCGTCCCGGCTGTGCTGCTTCTCGCCGCCCAAGTGAAGCAAGTCCGCAAGGCTGAAGGGGGCAGGCGAAAGGATGGCGCTTGA
- a CDS encoding Ger(x)C family spore germination protein produces the protein MALEVREEGRGPRLVRASLLLSILVVMALSSSGCWDRTEVDDVAFIMAIGLDDAPDDQVYATFHIAVPRAVAGAGGVGGGSGGGGAGQQSSLITTLMGRSVLSLLNLLSTHVDRRPSFVHGKMVVVGEKLAKRGIAPYIGEILRFRETRRTMFLAVVRGTAKEFIEKNRPVLEQNPAKNLELLALANKQAGFIPPSQVHRFLVEMQSLGEAPVTILAGMKEQAVGGRTEQSREDTPDDSSGSSGNASQTDEGNEQPKMPLIQAISHRSDSDYVAGQSPSVGGNPIEFLGGAVFRGDRMVGEITGQDVRAMLMLRGTFKRGVLDVEDPFVKGKYVSCGVRLARPTEIRVTREGGRFHVKVKVLLEGELIGTQSLVDYSDPKNLHTLERRVADDLTRSCQHLVKEAQETLRADIFAFGNKARHLVKTWEEWEALDWPEKFPEAVVDIDFRLALRRTGLLFKPPLPSTERKRSS, from the coding sequence ATGGCGCTTGAGGTAAGGGAGGAAGGTCGGGGGCCAAGACTGGTCCGTGCCTCGTTGCTCCTCTCCATTCTCGTCGTGATGGCGTTATCGTCGTCCGGGTGTTGGGACAGGACGGAGGTGGACGACGTGGCGTTCATCATGGCGATCGGCCTGGACGACGCCCCGGACGACCAGGTGTACGCTACCTTTCACATAGCCGTCCCGAGGGCCGTGGCCGGCGCGGGAGGGGTGGGCGGAGGCTCGGGCGGAGGAGGGGCGGGTCAGCAGTCAAGCCTCATCACCACGCTCATGGGCAGGTCCGTGTTGAGCCTCCTCAACTTGTTGAGCACGCACGTAGATAGACGCCCGTCCTTCGTCCACGGAAAGATGGTGGTCGTCGGAGAGAAGCTGGCAAAGCGAGGCATAGCCCCATACATCGGCGAAATCCTCAGGTTTCGCGAGACGCGGAGGACGATGTTCCTCGCGGTTGTCCGCGGGACGGCCAAGGAGTTCATCGAGAAGAACCGCCCGGTGCTCGAGCAGAACCCCGCCAAGAACCTCGAGCTCCTCGCGCTTGCCAACAAACAGGCCGGGTTCATTCCTCCGTCGCAGGTCCACAGGTTCCTGGTGGAGATGCAGTCGCTTGGGGAAGCGCCCGTCACTATCCTCGCGGGAATGAAGGAACAGGCCGTCGGGGGCAGGACCGAGCAATCTCGCGAAGACACCCCGGACGATTCGAGCGGGTCATCCGGCAACGCGTCACAGACAGACGAGGGCAACGAGCAGCCCAAGATGCCACTGATACAGGCGATCTCTCACCGCAGCGACTCTGACTACGTCGCGGGGCAGTCCCCCTCTGTCGGCGGAAACCCCATAGAGTTCCTGGGCGGAGCCGTGTTCAGGGGGGATCGCATGGTCGGAGAGATAACGGGGCAGGACGTGAGAGCCATGCTCATGCTCCGGGGCACATTCAAGAGAGGCGTTCTCGACGTCGAGGACCCATTCGTGAAGGGCAAGTACGTATCGTGCGGCGTTCGCCTGGCTCGTCCTACGGAGATCAGAGTCACCAGGGAAGGCGGTAGGTTCCACGTCAAGGTGAAGGTCTTGCTCGAAGGGGAGCTCATCGGAACCCAAAGTCTTGTCGACTACTCCGACCCCAAGAACCTCCACACCCTTGAAAGACGTGTCGCCGACGACCTCACGAGGAGTTGTCAGCACCTAGTGAAAGAGGCGCAGGAAACGCTGCGCGCGGACATCTTCGCGTTCGGGAACAAAGCCAGACACCTCGTGAAGACTTGGGAAGAGTGGGAGGCCCTTGATTGGCCAGAGAAGTTCCCGGAAGCTGTGGTGGATATCGACTTCAGGCTCGCTCTCCGCCGGACGGGGTTGCTTTTCAAGCCTCCTCTGCCGAGCACTGAAAGAAAGCGTTCGTCCTAG
- the pyrH gene encoding UMP kinase, producing the protein MSNVEEATPRFRRVVLKLSGEALAGPRDFGIDLEVVKHIAEEVRDVHALGVEVAVVVGGGNIWRGVQAQKAGMDRATADYMGMLATIINAMSLQDALEKLGVDTRVQTAIEMREIAEPYIRRRAIRHLEKGRVVIFAGGTGNPYFSTDTAAALRAAEIEADVILMAKRVDGVYDSDPRSNPSAVRFTHVTYRDVINRGLGVMDSTAASLCMDNGIPIVVFNLTKKGNVKRAVLGEAIGTQVGGEEHAR; encoded by the coding sequence ATGAGCAATGTTGAGGAGGCGACTCCCCGGTTCAGGAGGGTCGTGTTGAAGCTGTCTGGGGAGGCCCTGGCTGGCCCCAGAGACTTCGGGATCGATCTCGAGGTCGTGAAGCACATCGCCGAGGAGGTGCGTGATGTACACGCGCTCGGCGTCGAGGTTGCTGTGGTGGTCGGTGGGGGGAACATCTGGCGCGGCGTCCAGGCGCAGAAGGCGGGGATGGACCGCGCCACCGCCGACTACATGGGGATGCTTGCCACGATCATAAACGCCATGTCGCTTCAAGACGCTCTGGAGAAACTGGGGGTAGACACGAGGGTCCAGACAGCCATAGAGATGAGGGAGATAGCCGAGCCCTACATCCGCAGGCGAGCCATCCGTCACCTAGAGAAAGGGCGGGTCGTCATCTTCGCGGGAGGCACGGGGAACCCCTACTTCTCCACTGACACGGCGGCGGCGCTGCGTGCGGCCGAGATCGAGGCCGATGTAATACTCATGGCGAAGCGGGTGGACGGGGTGTACGACTCTGATCCTCGCTCGAATCCATCCGCCGTACGGTTCACGCACGTCACATACAGGGACGTCATAAACCGTGGGCTTGGAGTGATGGATTCCACCGCCGCCTCGCTCTGCATGGACAACGGTATCCCCATAGTCGTGTTCAACCTGACGAAGAAAGGGAACGTCAAGAGAGCAGTGCTCGGTGAGGCGATAGGCACTCAAGTCGGGGGTGAAGA
- a CDS encoding spore germination protein: MGFLRSVLSEIASLLSFESPAREEAFVLDTQQKIPGLTSDVPETGAQPAPSRGQPGDGQAEAQEDLSGTSRPVGAERPRSGSHGVRRAVPPGVAGLGEALPRTPYGFVRPKKMSTIKVGDGHAPRPQASPGPGSSPDEFADEISPQRRSGQPAPQPGGRPAGDAGSTTAQGDRTREAQGQREDEVKPLAESLQANLDALKQVLHYGLNSDVVVREFDIPTTPPTKAAIVFMEGLASKDIINLAILQPLMLISHLDRDLRAADVLEIVERRLLPGNQVTRKDNLRGIIEAVIAGTTCLLIEGCRTALEIETKSWEHRGVSQPTAEMVVHGPQEAFNEILKNNVALVRRRMRTPDLVSEIIKVGTLSRVDCAVLYVEGLTNPKLVAEVKRRINGISADQIQDTGVLEQFIEDRPFVMAPQTLSTERPDRMAAYLSEGHVGILLDGSPFGLVVPATFWSLLHAAEDHFLRWPFGTFLRLVRVVALGTAVLLPAVYVAATNFHPEMIPTDLLLAIAATREKVPFPTVLEVLIMEVSLELIREAGIRVPGVIGPTLGIVGALILGQAAVAASIVSPILVIIVALTALGSFAIPNFNMAFAARIARFVYIGLAAALGFYGIAVGVFVHMLIYVNVRSFGVPFMSPVAPFAQGSGDLILRYPSWSMELRPRFLQTQHRERQPEVSRKWTQSAGVDAPSTIGSATAPSSETAGGSDTGESAGGDSGPQRKKGGGARA; this comes from the coding sequence TTGGGCTTCCTTCGCAGCGTTCTAAGTGAAATCGCGTCCTTGCTTTCCTTTGAGAGTCCCGCCAGGGAAGAGGCGTTCGTCCTCGATACACAGCAGAAGATCCCCGGACTGACTTCGGACGTCCCCGAGACAGGCGCCCAGCCTGCACCTTCTCGAGGGCAACCGGGCGACGGACAAGCAGAGGCTCAAGAAGATCTGTCCGGTACAAGCCGGCCCGTGGGGGCCGAGCGCCCGCGGTCCGGATCACACGGTGTCCGCAGAGCGGTGCCGCCAGGCGTGGCCGGACTCGGGGAAGCCCTGCCGCGCACACCGTACGGCTTCGTCCGCCCGAAGAAGATGTCCACGATCAAGGTGGGTGACGGGCACGCACCGCGCCCGCAGGCCAGCCCCGGTCCTGGCTCCTCGCCGGATGAGTTTGCGGACGAGATCTCCCCGCAGCGAAGGAGCGGCCAGCCCGCTCCTCAGCCCGGTGGGCGGCCTGCCGGCGACGCAGGCTCCACGACGGCGCAGGGCGACCGGACGAGAGAAGCCCAAGGGCAACGGGAGGACGAAGTGAAGCCCCTGGCTGAAAGCTTGCAGGCGAACCTGGACGCTCTCAAGCAGGTCCTCCATTATGGTCTGAACTCGGACGTGGTCGTGAGGGAGTTCGACATACCCACCACTCCTCCCACGAAGGCCGCGATCGTCTTCATGGAGGGTCTTGCGAGCAAGGACATAATCAACCTCGCCATACTTCAGCCGCTCATGCTCATCTCCCATCTCGACAGGGATCTACGGGCCGCGGACGTCCTCGAGATCGTGGAGCGCCGGCTTCTCCCCGGGAACCAAGTGACGCGCAAGGACAACCTCCGAGGAATCATCGAAGCCGTCATAGCGGGGACGACGTGCCTCCTCATTGAAGGTTGCCGCACAGCGCTTGAGATTGAGACCAAGTCGTGGGAGCACCGTGGCGTGAGCCAGCCCACAGCCGAGATGGTGGTCCACGGTCCGCAGGAAGCGTTCAACGAGATCCTGAAGAACAACGTCGCCCTGGTACGGAGACGCATGAGGACCCCCGATCTCGTGAGCGAGATCATCAAGGTAGGAACGCTCTCCCGTGTGGACTGCGCCGTCCTGTACGTGGAAGGCCTCACCAACCCCAAGCTCGTGGCTGAGGTGAAGAGACGGATCAACGGGATCTCAGCAGACCAGATCCAGGACACAGGCGTCCTCGAGCAATTCATCGAGGACAGGCCGTTCGTGATGGCGCCTCAGACCTTGTCCACTGAGCGACCGGACAGAATGGCTGCATATCTCTCGGAAGGACACGTGGGGATTCTGCTAGACGGAAGTCCCTTCGGCTTGGTGGTCCCCGCTACGTTCTGGTCCCTGCTTCATGCGGCGGAGGATCACTTCTTGCGGTGGCCGTTCGGCACGTTCCTGCGCTTGGTGCGCGTGGTGGCGCTGGGGACGGCCGTGCTCCTCCCAGCGGTGTACGTTGCAGCGACGAACTTCCACCCCGAGATGATTCCCACAGACCTCCTTCTGGCCATCGCGGCTACCCGCGAGAAGGTGCCCTTCCCCACGGTGCTGGAGGTGCTCATCATGGAGGTGTCCCTGGAGTTGATCCGGGAGGCCGGGATTCGAGTTCCAGGGGTCATCGGCCCTACTTTAGGCATAGTTGGAGCACTCATACTTGGCCAAGCCGCGGTGGCCGCCTCGATAGTCAGCCCGATCCTCGTAATCATCGTCGCCCTCACCGCGCTCGGATCGTTCGCCATACCCAACTTCAACATGGCCTTCGCCGCGCGGATCGCTCGGTTCGTGTACATCGGGTTGGCGGCGGCGCTTGGCTTCTACGGAATCGCGGTCGGCGTCTTCGTCCACATGTTGATCTACGTGAATGTCAGGTCGTTCGGCGTGCCCTTCATGTCGCCCGTCGCTCCGTTTGCACAGGGGAGCGGGGACCTCATCCTGCGCTATCCGTCGTGGAGCATGGAACTGCGCCCCAGATTCCTTCAAACCCAGCATAGAGAGAGACAACCCGAGGTGAGCCGGAAGTGGACTCAGTCAGCAGGAGTCGACGCTCCATCGACGATCGGTTCCGCAACAGCACCGTCCTCCGAAACCGCCGGTGGGAGCGACACAGGTGAGAGCGCAGGCGGAGACAGCGGGCCGCAGCGGAAGAAGGGAGGTGGGGCACGTGCTTGA
- the tsf gene encoding translation elongation factor Ts yields the protein MAVTAENIKELRERTGAGMMDCKKALEETGGDMDKAVAYLREKGLAKMHKRAGKVAAEGVVEAYIHLGGKIGVLVEVNCETDFVARTDDFRWLAKEVCLQVAAGKPLYVSGEDVPESVLESERAVYRAQALNEGKPEAVANKIVEGKLKKFYTEVCLLDQPYIRDPEKTIRDLVAEVSAKTGEKILVRRFARFELGEGIEKPDACGA from the coding sequence GTGGCTGTGACAGCTGAGAACATCAAGGAACTCAGGGAGAGAACCGGCGCTGGGATGATGGACTGCAAGAAGGCCCTTGAGGAAACCGGGGGCGACATGGACAAGGCCGTCGCCTATTTGCGAGAGAAGGGCCTCGCAAAGATGCACAAGAGGGCCGGAAAAGTCGCAGCCGAGGGCGTGGTGGAGGCCTACATCCACCTCGGGGGCAAGATCGGAGTGCTCGTTGAGGTCAACTGCGAGACCGACTTCGTGGCACGCACCGATGACTTCCGCTGGCTTGCGAAAGAGGTTTGTCTTCAGGTCGCGGCCGGGAAGCCGCTTTACGTGTCCGGCGAGGATGTGCCTGAGTCGGTGCTCGAAAGCGAGCGGGCTGTATACCGCGCGCAGGCCCTGAACGAAGGGAAGCCTGAGGCGGTGGCAAACAAGATCGTCGAAGGCAAGCTCAAGAAGTTCTACACTGAGGTCTGTCTACTGGACCAGCCATACATCCGAGACCCCGAGAAAACGATACGCGATCTCGTGGCTGAGGTGTCTGCGAAGACCGGCGAGAAGATCCTCGTGAGGAGATTCGCCAGGTTTGAGCTGGGTGAGGGCATCGAGAAGCCGGACGCCTGCGGAGCCTGA